A region from the Eleginops maclovinus isolate JMC-PN-2008 ecotype Puerto Natales chromosome 17, JC_Emac_rtc_rv5, whole genome shotgun sequence genome encodes:
- the LOC134879049 gene encoding plexin-B2-like, giving the protein MERWWAWQFALVALATVLPSHSKNMDSFSSETLINNVVTDARSGRLYVGAVNHLYQLTPDLQIESRTETGPRRDNRQCTPPVTDTCEEATDTDNHNKLLLVQEARDRLVVCGSVYRGICSLRNLSDVDQVIYFSDSKGEKSYVASAEESVSVVGVMSHFTKDRDNFTVFLVGKGYGSHDSTKLISTRILQDSGDWVMFDSIIEASAVQANPFVLRYLHDFRFAFKDSGFVYFLFSRTLGVQDTKNFTFISRMCEDDQGYYSYTELQLNCSASNKYNKAQAAYVTAPGEVLAQTMMESGQYGVVSASDKVLFVTFTSDEDPFGSAMCMYPLSSINKRLVEIIGACYSHKGIINEKPAVYSPYSSKSEELCSSNNQNNRALAYKCGAEFLPSPLASKAEFALTSKPSLTRKGHMTAVAVAVEMGHTVAFLGTSTGEVLKVHLSAHPEVYGRAPGDVTGDKVNKNLLFDTGLQHLYITTEKKITKVPVQSCHLKTDCLSCVSMKDPYCGWCVLEGKCTMKKECSRWKEDNTWLWSPDQKCVKIQAFDPPNLSCRKTQQVDIHIPALPTLRISDRLQCVFGSFSSNGVVILEDGQLQVTCSLPDPVDIPATPPQQDYVSVPVRVMVNINTEVTSGEYHFYNCAATVRKNQNTPCIACVTSEWGCQWNAQDHSCSDDSDTEEGGHIIKPQQAGSCPQFESPEPLLIPVGYPIPISFQGRNLDIYMGQRFSIGTDLMKDTELTVKQEQGSKFKFNGYEFSYDKQQEVNVSFHIIDRETERKIDSTLTVSLYNCSVDREDCSLCKHAAAQYECVWCSSSHSCVYRELCPSHQPAQCPPPEITDIIPRFGPLNGRITVTIKGSNMGIQSDDVRKISVAGVECLQQKDRYSVSTSVVCEIGPARQAPPSDLPVERSLSGPVEMDVEGERKGTSQVLFTYRDPNPQAVHPVKGPAAGGTVITIMGEDLDTATIDDVSVSIGGVPCEVLTFGSQISCKTGKYRGPSDMLPVTVRYGTNTTKEIQTAYQYSENPKVTDFNPKSSFFCGGRRIVVVGSGFDLIQRATMEVLHATDEFSQNPAPVQFVQEYLSKNDTVLQFLSPAVNCCVDSTLLRSVLWMDDEKEELKGFDYHPDPSFTPLLKNIITETSIIIVNGRGFSKAMTAKEAQAFVGDASCLVNILQDDRLILEAPSSQPRSRSKRQRRDTTNDLLELVVKFGHGEWMVGSVYYARKDDIPLAIIIPAVIIPMLLFIAISVYCYRRKSQQAEREYEKVKHQLENLEESVRDRCKKEFTDLMIEMEDHTSDLSEARIPFLDYKTYTDRNFFLPTKDGADDTMITGKIQIPEARKAIVAQALNQFSNLLNSKPFLINFIRTLESRPDFNARARGYFASLLTVALHGKLEYYTDIMRTLLLELMDEHVQSKNPKLMLRRSETVVERMLCNWMSICIYQFLRDTAGEPLYKLFKALKHQVEKGPVDAKMKKAKYTLNDTGLLGDDVEYSVLTLQVLVHGEGPDVTPVKVLNCDSITQVKEKIIDQVYRNLPYSQRPEVESVALEWRPGSTGQILSDLDLTSQKEGRWKRLNTLAHYNVRDNATLVLSRVLHTQSFHQHQDNYEEKNALLEDDHTYHLVRPADEMDEGKSKRGSMKDKAMTKAITEIYLTRLLSVKGTLQQFVDNFFRSVLCSSTVVPPAVKYFFDFLDEQALRHDNVDEETLHIWKTNSLPLRFWVNILRNPHFIVDVHVTEVVDASLHVIAQTFMDACTKTEHKLSRESPSNKLLYAKEISTYKKMVDDYYKGIRQMVPVSDQDMNTHLAEVSRQHTHKLNTELALHQLYQYASKYYDVIIQSLDEDPAAQNKQLTLRLQQIAAALENKVTDL; this is encoded by the exons ATGGAGCGGTGGTGGGCGTGGCAGTTTGCCCTGGTTGCCCTGGCGACAGTCCTCCCCTCCCACAGTAAAAACATGGACTCCTTCTCCTCGGAGACGCTCATCAACAACGTGGTGACGGACGCTCGATCGGGCCGGCTGTACGTCGGCGCCGTGAACCACCTGTACCAGCTGACCCCCGACCTGCAGATTGAGTCCCGCACCGAGACCGGACCGAGGCGGGACAACCGGCAGTGCACGCCGCCCGTCACGGACACCTGCGAGGAGGCGACGGACACGGACAACCACAacaagctgctgctggtgcAGGAGGCGCGGGACCGTCTGGTGGTGTGCGGCAGCGTGTACCGGGGGATCTGCTCCCTGAGGAACCTGAGCGACGTGGATCAGGTGATCTACTTCAGCGACTCCAAGGGCGAGAAGTCGTACGTGGCGAGCGCCGAGGAGAGCGTCTCCGTGGTGGGAGTGATGTCACACTTCACCAAGGACCGGGACAACTTCACCGTCTTCCTG gtggGTAAGGGCTACGGCAGCCATGACAGCACAAAGCTGATCTCCACGCGGATCCTGCAGGACTCCGGGGACTGGGTGATGTTCGACAGCATCATCGAGGCGTCGGCGGTGCAGGCGAACCCCTTCGTGCTGCGCTACCTGCACGACTTCCGCTTCGCCTTCAAGGACAGCGGCTTCGTCTACTTCCTGTTCTCCAGAACGCTCGGCGTCCAGGACACCAAGAACTTCACCTTCATTTCCCGGATGTGCGAGGACGACCAGGGGTACTACTCGTACACGGAGCTGCAGCTCAACTGCAGCGCCAGCAACAAGTACAACAAGGCGCAG GCTGCGTATGTCACAGCTCCCGGAGAAGTGCTGGCTCAGACCATGATGGAGTCCGGACAATATGGAGTCGTTTCAGCCTCCGATAAAGTCCTGTTCGTCACCTTCACCTCCGATGAAGACCCCTTCGGCTCGGCCATGT gCATGTACCCGCTGAGCTCCATCAACAAGCGGCTGGTCGAGATAATCGGAGCGTGCTACAGCCACAAAGGCATCATCAACGAGAAGCCTGCCGTCTACTCCCCGTACTCGTCCAAATCTGAGGAGCTGTGCAGCAGCAACAACCAG AATAACAGGGCGCTCGCATATAAATGTGGAGCTGAGTTCCTGCCCTCCCCGTTGGCCAGTAAGGCCGAGTTCGCCCTGACGTCTAAGCCCTCATTGACTCGGAAAGGTCACATGACCGCCGTGGCTGTGGCCGTGGAGATGGGGCACACTGTGGCGTTCCTCGGCACATCCACTGGAGAG gtgcTGAAGGTGCATCTGTCGGCTCATCCCGAGGTGTACGGCCGGGCGCCGGGCGACGTCACCGGGGACAAAGTCAACAAAAACCTGCTGTTCGATACGGGGCTGCAACACCTCTACATCACCACGGagaaaaag ATCACCAAGGTGCCGGTGCAGTCCTGCCACCTGAAGACAGACTGTCTGTCCTGCGTCTCCATGAAGGACCCGTACTGCGGCTGGTGTGTCCTGGAGGGGAA GTGCACCATGAAGAAGGAGTGCAGCAGGTGGAAGGAGGACAACACCTGGCTGTGGTCTCCAGATCAGAAGTGTGTTAAGATCCAAGCCTTCGATCCCCCCAACCTCAGCTGCAGGAAGACGCAGCAG GTGGATATCCACATCCCTGCGCTCCCGACCCTGCGGATCTCTGACcggctgcagtgtgtgttcgGCAGCTTCAGCAGCAATGGGGTGGTGATCCTGGAGGACGGTCAGCTGCAGGTCACATGTTCACTGCCCGACCCCGTGGACATCCCGGCCACCCCCCCTCAGCAGG actatGTGTCCGTCCCGGTCCGAGTGATGGTGAACATCAACACCGAAGTGACGTCTGGAGAGTATCACTTCTACAACTGTGCTGCGACCGTCAGGAAGAACCAGAACACACC gtgtataGCGTGTGTAACCAGTGAGTGGGGCTGCCAGTGGAACGCTCAGGATCACAGCTGCAGCGACGACAGCGACACTGAAGAAGGAGGGCACATCATCAAACcacaacag GCTGGCAGCTGTCCTCAGTTTGAGTCTCCGGAGCCGCTCCTGATCCCGGTCGGATACCCGATCCCGATCAGCTTCCAGGGCAGAAACCTGGACATTTACATG gGTCAGAGGTTTTCCATCGGCACGGATCTGATGAAGGACACGGAGCTGACAGTCAAACAGGAGCAGGGGTCAAAGTTCAAATTCAACGGATATGAG ttctCCTATGATAAGCAGCAGGAGGTGAACGTCTCCTTCCACATTATAGACAGAGAAACGGAGAGGAAGATTGACAGCACGCTGACAG tctcCCTGTATAACTGCTCGGTGGACAGGGAGGACTGCAGTCTGTGTAAACACGCTGCTGCTCAGTACGAGTGTGTTTGGTGTTCGTCGTCTCATTCCTGTGTTTACCGGGAGTTGTGTCCGTCCCATCAGCCGGCGCAGTGTCCGCCCCCCGAGATCACCGAC ATCATCCCTCGGTTTGGCCCTCTGAACGGACGCATCACAGTGACCATCAAAGGCTCCAACATGGGGATCCAGAGCGACGACGTGAGGAAGATCTCGGTGGCCGGAGTGGAGTGTTTGCAACAGAAGGACAGATACTCCGTCTCCACCAG TGTGGTGTGTGAGATCGGCCCTGCAAGGCAAGCCCCCCCCTCCGACCTCCCGGTTGAACGCTCCCTAAGCGGGCCGGTCGAAATGGACgtggagggggagaggaaggggaCGTCTCAGGTCTTATTCACATACCGG gACCCCAATCCCCAAGCTGTGCACCCAGTGAAGGgtccagcagcaggagggaCAGTGATCACCATCATGGGGGAGGACCTGGACACCGCCACTATAGACGACGTCTCCGTCTCCATTGGGGGGGTTCCCTGTGAAGT GCTGACGTTCGGCTCTCAGATCTCGTGTAAGACGGGGAAATATCGGGGGCCCTCAGACATGTTGCCGGTGACGGTGAGATACGGGACAAACACGACGAAGGAAATCCAAACCGCGTACCAGTACTCTGAAAACCCCAAGGTCACAGATTTTAACCCCAAGAGCAGCTTCTTCTG CGGTGGTCGGAGGATTGTGGTGGTGGGAAGTGGTTTTGATCTGATCCAGAGAGCCACCATGGAAGTCCTGCACGCCACCGATGAGTTCTCACAGAACCCCGCACCTGTACAG TTCGTGCAGGAGTATCTGAGTAAGAACGACACGGTGCTGCAGTTTCTGTCTCCGGCGGTGAACTGCTGCGTGGACAGCACGTTGCTGCGCTCCGTCCTCTGGATGGACGACGAGAAGGAGGAGCTGAAAGGCTTCGACTACCATCCGGATCCCAGCTTCACCCCGCTGCTGAAGAACATCATCACCGAGACCAGCATCATCATCGTCAac GGGCGAGGTTTCTCTAAAGCCATGACGGCCAAAGAGGCGCAGGCGTTCGTTGGAGACGCCTCCTGTCTCGTCAACATCCTGCAG gatgaTAGGCTGATCCTGGAGGCTCCGTCCTCTCAGCCCAGGTCCAGATCCAAACGCCAGCGCAGAGACACCACCAACGACCTGCTGGAGCTCgtg gtgaAGTTCGGTCACGGTGAGTGGATGGTGGGGTCGGTTTACTACGCCCGGAAAGACGACATCCCTCTGGCCATCATCATCCCCGCTGTGATCATCCCGATGCTCCTCTTCATCGCCATCTCCGTCTACTGCTACAG GAGGAAGAGCCAGCAGGCGGAGCGGGAATACGAGAAGGTGAAACACCAGCTGGAGAATCTGGAGGAGAGCGTCCGGGATCGCTGCAAGAAGGAGTTCACCG ACCTGATGATAGAGATGGAGGACCACACCAGCGACCTGAGCGAGGCGCGGATCCCCTTCCTGGATTATAAAACGTACACCGACAGGAACTTCTTCCTGCCCACGAAGGACGGCGCCGACGACACCATGATCACCGGGAAAATACAAATCCCAGAAGCCCGCAAGGCCATCGTGGCTCAGGCTCTGAACCAGTTCTCCAACCTGCTCAACAGCAAACCCTTCCTCATCAAC TTTATCCGCACGTTGGAGAGCCGTCCGGACTTTAACGCTCGCGCTCGCGGTTACTTCGCCTCGCTGCTGACGGTGGCGCTGCACGGGAAGCTGGAGTACTACACCGACATCATGAGGacgctgctgctggagctgatgGACGAACACGTGCAGAGCAAGAACCCCAAACTCATGCTGCGCAG gtcaGAGACGGTGGTGGAGAGGATGCTCTGTAATTGGATGTCCATCTGTATCTATCAGTTCCTCAGG GACACAGCAGGGGAGCCTCTCTATAAGCTGTTCAAGGCGTTGAAGCATCAGGTGGAGAAGGGGCCGGTCGACGCCAAGATGAAGAAAGCCAAATACACTCTGAACGACACGGGGCTGCTGGGAGACGATGTGGAGTACTCAGTACTG acTCTGCAGGTGTTGGTGCACGGGGAGGGGCCCGATGTGACTCCAGTGAAGGTGTTGAACTGCGACTCCATCACACAG GTGAAGGAGAAGATCATCGACCAGGTGTACAGGAACCTGCCGTACTCTCAGAGACCAGAGGTGGAGAGTGTTGCTCtgg AGTGGCGTCCGGGCTCCACGGGTCAGATCCTGTCCGACCTCGACCTGACCTCTCAGAAGGAGGGCCGCTGGAAGAGACTCAACACACTCGCTCATTACAAC GTCCGAGATAACGCCACGCTGGTTCTGTCCAGAGTTCTACACACACAGTCCTTCCACCAGCACCAAGACAACTACGAAGAGa AGAACGCACTGCTGGAGGATGACCACACCTACCACCTGGTGCGTCCGGCCGATGAGATGGACGAGGGGAAGTCGAAGAGAGGAAGCATGAAGGACAAGGCCATGACGAAGGCCATCACCGAGATCTACCTCACCAGACTGCTGTCCGTCAAG ggcACTCTGCAGCAGTTTGTGGACAACTTCTTCCGCAGCGTGTTGTGTTCGAGTACCGTGGTTCCTCCGGCCGTCAAATACTTCTTCGACTTCCTGGACGAGCAGGCGCTGCGACACGACAACGTAGACGAGGAGACGCTGCACATCTGGAAGACCAACAG TTTGCCTCTGCGGTTCTGGGTGAACATCCTGAGGAACCCTCACTTCATCGTGGACGTCCACGTGACGGAGGTGGTGGACGCTTCGCTGCACGTCATCGCTCAGACCTTCATGGACGCCTGCACCAAGACGGAGCACAAACTCAGCAGA gagtCTCCCAGCAACAAGCTGCTCTATGCAAAAGAGATTTCCACGTACAAGAAGATGGTGGACGA ttACTACAAGGGCATCAGGCAGATGGTCCCCGTCAGTGATCAGGACATGAACACACACCTTGCTGAGGTGTCCAGG caacacacacacaagctgaaCACCGAGTTGGCCTTACATCAGCTGTACCAGTACGCCAGCAAGTACTACGATGTG ATCATCCAGTCGCTGGACGAGGACCCGGCTGCCCAGAATAAGCAGCTGACGCTCCGCCTCCAACAGATCGCCGCTGCCCTGGAGAAC